AATAATTGATTATCATATTATaacaattatcatattatttataattttatgttaaatttttttaagattttattatttttaatttaatttgaacttagttttttattttctattttattaatatgtataaaatttagaattgttgaattttatatttgtttaaaatttttttatttttttgccgATAAGGTCGAGTAGGGTAGATTTAGAATTTTAAGGTACGGGTAGAATTAGAGTTGAGAGATTTTTAACCCATagataaaataggataaaattttaagaaagtTTTAAACTTGCGAATAGGGTTAAGGTAGATTCAAACCTTACCTTACTTTATCCATTGCGAGCATTAGTTGAATAGGGTTAAGGTAGATTCAAACCTTACCTTACTTTATCCATTGCGAGCATTAGTTGGTTGGGCTTCGCATGATGatggaaattaaaatttaattatgttatcttgttaatataaaataataaaaaatgataaaggGCGAGCGGAATTTGTTTTTGGCAACTAGTAATCAGTAATACgtaaaaatatgaataaaaaatatattgttgtattgctaaattaagaaaattgagttatgattaaatatattagttaaaaataataaattttattagtgtttgaattttttttaaataattttacacgTACATCTAATTACACAATGTCACATCAACAAAAAGAAATATCTTTTATAATAACTATGTAAATagtcatataaaaatataattagataattgttaattcatttaaatttaattctagaaattattttatttttcaaaagaccttccctttttaattttttttaaagaataaaataaaataaaatttgagtaTCTCCAAAATATTTCTCATGAGCAGGGGTGACAATATACATTCTGTTAGAAGGTATCTAACTCGATCTAATTTGGTCATATAGGGTTGCCAACTCAATCTGCAATAAGTAGGATAGGGTGCGTATATATTTTTCGTGTGGGTTGGGTAAGGTGCGGGTTGAGTTTCAATCCTATCCGATAAACCCGCACCTTATATATGTATTCTatactttatataaaaatatattttaagtaAATGTGGAATTAAAGGTCTTTCACTAAATATAAAAGATctttagtcacaaaaaaaatcaataattaacaatttaatgcatttttttaatataaaaattaattttattttaatttatcaagttatataataatattatatcttttttttaatctacgagtaaaatttaatatttacaGAATAAAATAGggttaatattaaaatattctcaacaaataaaataaaattgagtttatataaaaattttaaaacaaataatattAGGATAAACTCTATGGATAAAAATTTTCTCCCCAACGCAAGCACCGCACCATTATTACTTGCGCGAACCAACACATGCACATGCATACAAAAAGCAAGAGTTCATtagaatttagtttttaaatattttatgtatataaatatatattttttaaaaaaatattttattagaaattttgtcttttaaaaaatattaacaaaaaaataataattttaatactaaatttaatattaaaaatgatttaaaaaaatattaataacgattttgatttttacttcgaacaataaaaattaaaacaatattTATCGCAATTTATTTACGTGTATTTGTatttcatataataataataataatactaataataataataataataataataataatatccgTTAACTCTgcttataaattcaaaataagaATGAATATGATATCTCAATAAGTAATAATGATCTATAAGTTTATGGTTTCCTTTTTTCCCTTTACCCTTAGTTTCCACTCATCCAGcataatctttttaaaatctgtGTGAAGATACTCACTCACTTTATTTTACTGAATTCTTTTCGAAAGGAAATTAAAACTACTGTAAGGTTTCAACTTTCAACCGCCAGAAAGTAGTTAAATAACATATGTGCTTAAAATTATAACGAAATTGTTATTATTTGCTATTATTACGAAAGAAAATGAAAGTGCTACTTTAATCATTTTAAaagcgtttgttttgaggtattaAGATAAAGACTAAAAAACTGAGACCATTATTATATTTgttgatattaaaattttgatttctgtctctaaaatttcaATATTCATTATCTCAAAAAAGTAGAAATACAGaggactaaaatttttaaagatggaaactaaaactttaataatattttatatctaaaatacCTTCTGTTCGGTAGTCGGGTTCCGGACAGGTCGGGAATGCAAATGAGGGTGCGAGGACGCCTTGGCCTGGGTCGCACTGGTTGCGGGTAGGTTGAGCAGCCGAGCACTGGGGCACTTGGTCGTGGAAAGATGAtgagggggggtgccacctgcaaagacactccgacgctcaagtcagcaaTGTGCAGGCGGGTAGAATAACGGGGTGAAAGgatgtgacgtacctcgggggaagagccaatcttccccttatatacatgtcagtggTGGGCCCCACGGGAGGACAGGCCCATATTCCCAAGGACGCTGTCCTGTAGCCGCGTGTGAGCCGTACAGGACGCGCGCCCGGGTCGGATGGAGGGTACGTGTCCGGGTCGGGTGTTGCTTGGGTCGGGTCGACCCGTGCGGATtttgggccaggccgtaacagtgcccccacgcgccaatggTAGTCGTGGGGGCTACCAATGGCGCGTCGTCTCGCAACTCGTCTGGTCGGCCGCTCGTGGGAGGGACATGCCCCCGACGCGCGTGTCCCTTGGTTGCTCAAGCAACCGTTTCATCGCTTCGTTTCTTGCGCCGAGCATtaaatgctcataatggggtgGAAAAACCCCGTTTGAAAAGACTATTATGCCCCCAGGTGTTTCGCGCTTTGGGGAAGCAGTTTTTAAACGATCGGTTTCGGCGCTTCTGTACTTTTCCACACTCCCTACCTTTTCCTTTCTTCCTCCCTGTTGCAAGGTTTCAAGGTGTTGCTGTGGTGCCTCTGTTCGTCCTTCTTGCATTTTCCAGACTCGCAACTTCATCCTCTTTTCATCAATTTAGGTAACTTTCGAATCATACTCCCccttttatgcattatttttgtATGCTTGTTGCCTGGTTCTGTTGCTATTGTGTGGCCTTCCAATGGCGGTCATACGTGTTAGGGGGGGAGCCATTCCAGGGTAGGCTTTTCCCTGTCCACGTCTAGTGTTTTGTCCTTAGTTGGGGAGAAGTGGTGTGCTTGAACCGAGCAACCGATCTACCGATCTCTTAGACTAACTGGATGATCCCCCCgtgtaggtatggctcgcacggTCTCCCGGGCTTCCGTTAACCCCGCGGCGTATGATCCGTATGCCTGGGTCGTTTCCGACGTGAAGGAATCACCCAATCAAATgggcgaggaggagctcaccgagttccgacaagccgGGTACCTATGTGGAGGGACTGACGAGGAGGCTAATTATGATGTCTTCGTCCCGGCTCCTCACGAGCGATTGTACGAAATCAACTTCCAACCCCGCCAGGTCGCCGACTGGATCTGGTTCTACAAAGCCATGTTCACTCAAGTCGGAGTTCGTATACCGTTTTCAGCCTTTCAAATGGCGCTTTTGAATCGAATTTCCGTGTCaccgtcgcagttgcatccgaacagttgggcctCGATCCGCTATTTCGAGATGGTCTGTGAATATCTCGACCTGCCGGTGTCCGTGGATGTttacctcttcttcttcaccctcACAAACCCTTCCAAGGAGGGGAAACACAAAAaagggttcatgtccttccggtcTGCCCAGGGTCGGAAGATTTTCGGGTTGTTTGAAGATTCTTACCATGGGTTCAAGGACAAATATTTTAAGGTCCGCCCTGTCAAAGGTCGTCATCCCTTTTGGTTGTCTTTGGAGGGGGTACGGCTCATCCCGACTTATTGGAGTTTCGGGGCGGGGTCCAATAGTTTTATTAAGGTAGCTTATAGGAGTATGTCGAAGGTGGATAAGCAAATTGCCGAGGTATTGATGGCGGTTTTTGGGAAGAATCCAGTAAATCCCCACCTCCTCATGGGTGACCGGGAGTCCGGCcgtaattatatttgtgagaaGCTTTTTACTCTGCCCTTTaccttttttccttttattggTATTGTGTGGCGATTAACCGACCTTCTTTGCTTTCCTGCAGTGGATATGTCTGCGTCGGTTACGGGTCTTCCCGACTTGTTTCAAACCTTTTTAGGCGATGACGAGGAGGGTGACGAGCAACCCGCTCCTGAGGGGTCTGCTGCTCCTCCGGAGGACAAGGATGCTCCCGAGCAGAAGGCCGCTGCCGACGACATCGGCACCTCGGCCCAGGGTGCCGCGATTGAAGGCGGCACAGCAGTCCACGCCTCCCCCTTCCGCGAGGTGATTGAAACTGGAGGCTCTGTGCCTAATCCAGACGATGATGAAGAGGTGAAAGAGGTCCCCAAGCttaagaggaagaggaagatgtCCTCCAGTCCCGAGGGGGCTCTTACCGTTATGGAGAGGAACTTCGACGCCGGGAACTTTATTGATTCCCAGCTGATCCTCGGTACCGAGGAGCACTTCCAGGAGTCTTCCCTTGCCGGGCAagcgaggtggatgtaccgtACCCTCTTGCGCGGGGCCGTGATAGCCCGGAAGGCGGAGTTTGAGCTATCCGGGATGGAGTCCCTCCGCAGGAGGTTGGAAACTGCTGGGAAAGCGAATAATGAATTAAAAAGTGAAGTTGACACTCTCCGGGAGCAGCTGACCCAATCAAATGAGAAACTTGACGCCGCAGAGAAAAAGGCTACTGCTGCCGAGAAGAAAGCCACCACGGCTGAAGAGAAGTTGAAAGAGTCCGGCGACACGGTTTCTCGTCTTGTCGAGCGCGAGATGACTTTGGAGAGTCAGGTCGGCGCGGCACAGAAACGGGTGGCCGAAATGGAGAGGGAAAAGCAGGCCGTGGAGGCCGAATTGGCGACGTGGAAAGCTAAGTATAAAGATGTCTTGAAGCAGGGGAAAGGTGCGATCCTGGCGACCGAAGAGGCTCTTAAGGCTCAGGTCAAAGTCATTGCTCCCGAGTTCGACACATCGGCAATCGGCGTTCGCAAAATCATTAAGGATGGCCAAGTCGTCGATGTTCCCAAGAAATGAATCCTTCGTTTTAAAGTTCTTGTTTAGCCGTCTTGTTTTGGCTTGTAAATAATCTTGATTTTAGCCGTTTTGGCTTGTGGACAATTTGATGTTTGCCGTTTTTATTTTGGCTTGTGCACAATGACCTTTTTTGGTCGCTTGCTCGTGTTATCGCGATAAACTTTTTCTTATTCGTCTGATCGCGTTATTGTTTCTAACCGTTTTGGTTTGTAGTTTGTCGTTTATTCGTCGGATCGTGTTCTTTCGTGTAGTTATTTATTACAACAGTAGTTGGTGAtctcccggggtgatcagtcccgggtcGCAGGTCGTCGTCAGTTATGACGAGATGGTTTATCTGAAAAGTGGAGATAAAATAGGGTTTTGCACAAGTATATCTTATTCGGTAACCACATAAAGGACTTGAAAGCTATTATAAAGTTCAAACGACAAATTAACTACTTAGCTAGATTAGCCGGCATGTCGTTCCGTCCtctaggagtagaatcttctAAGGTTGTCCGCGTTCCATGTCCTCGGGACCTCCTTGCCATCAAGTTTTTCTAACTTAAAGGCCCCTTTTCCCATCATCTTTTTGACTCTGTAGgggccttcccagtttgccGCTAGCTTGCCCTCTCCGGGGGTCGGCAGACCGATATCATTTCGCCTTAAGACGAGGTCGTTTGGCTCGAACTCCCTtttgagcactttggtgttgtagcgcAGAGCCATTCTTTGCTTCAGCGCCGTTTCTGTCAAATGGGCCATTGCCCGAGCTTCATCTATCAGGTCCTTTTCCACGGTTTCCTCCACTCCTTTCAAAAGCAACCGCGGACTCGGTTCACCGATCTCTACGGGTATTACTGCATCCACCCCGTACGTTAGTCGGAAAGGAGTTTCCTTGGTGGAGGATTGCTCGGTTGTCCGGTAGGACCAGAGAACCGTTGCTAGTTCATCGGCCCACGCGCCCTTTTTAttgtccaacctctttttcAGCCCTGAAAGGATAACCTTGTTGGCGGACTCTACCTGTCCGTTCGTCTGAGGGTGTTCTACCGAAGAGAACCTTTGCCTTATACCCAGGCCGCTGAGAAATTctgtgaactttttgtcagTAAACTGTGTAccgttgtccgagatgacgactTCCGGTATCCCGAATCGtgttatcacctgcctccacatgaatttcctgcaattggccgaggatatgctagccagtggctcggcttctatccatttggtaTAGTAATCAATTGCCACTATGAGATATTTGACCTGCCCAGGGCCGACCGGGAAGGGTCCTAAGAGGTCGACTCCCCACTGAGCGAATGGCCGGGAGGTCGTTAGCAAGCTTAACTCTGAGGCCGGCGCCCtggcaaagttggcgttctgtTGGCACTTTACACACTTTTTGACAAACTCTTTGGAATCTGCCATCATCGACGGCCAGTAGTATCCAGCTCGGATTAATTTCCTTGCTAGGGCTTTGCCTTCGATGTGGTGCCCACAGCAGCCCTCAtggacttccctgaggacgtaGTCCGTCTGGTCGGGGTGTAGGCACTTCAGTAGGGGTTGGCTGAGCCCTTTCTTGAATAGCTGTCCTTGGATGACGGCGTATTTGGCCGCTTCTCTCCTTAACTTCGCCGTATCCTTTTCATCACCAGGGACTTGGCCGTGTTCTAGGAAGTTGAtgatggggtctagccatgaAGGACCTAGGCTTGTTACGTGCAGTGTGACTGCTGGTTCTCTTGTcatgccttggatgagagaccggTTCCCCTCCCCTGGTTTTGTGCTGGCCAACTTTGATAAGAGGTCTGCCCGTGTGTTTCTTTCTCTGGGTACGTGATGGACCGTGATCTCTTCGAACTTTTGACTCAAGCTTTTAACCTTTTCCAAGTACTTTTGTAGCAaggggtctttggcctggtagctacCGTTTACTTGGGAAGTGACGACTTGGGAATCGCTGCATATATCCAGCCTTCTCGCGCCGACCTCTGCCGCTAGGGCTAAGCCTCCtatgagggcttcgtattctgcttggttgttcgagatgGGAAACTCGAACCTAACCGACTGTTCGTATACGACCCCAATCGGGCTTTCCAGGATGATTCCGGCACCTCCGAaggtctggttggaggctccgtccacatggagcttccaccgtgttCCCACGTCTTCGCCTGGGTCTCCCGTTACTTCAACTAAAAAATCCGCCATGGCTtgcgccttgatggcttgccggggCTCGTACCGTATGTCATATTGGGAGAGTTCGATGGATCAAAtcatcattcttcccgccaGATCGGGTTTTTGGAGAATTTGCCGGATCCCTTGGTCCGTTCTGACGACAACTTGGTGACTTTGGAAGTACTGTTTTAACCTTCTCGAGGAAGTTAGGAGTGCTAAGGCTAGCTTCTCCAGCTTACTATATCTTAATTCTGCCCCTTGCAGGGCCCTGCTTATGAAATAGACTGGCTGTTGAGCTTTCCCGTCCTCCCGTACCAGAACTGCGGCCAGGGCTTCGCTTGTTATAGCGAGGTATAGGTATAGTGGTTCCCCGTCCTTTGGCTTCCCGAGAACGGGAGGTGCCGccaggatttccttgaagtgttGAAAGGCTTCTTCACATGCGGGTGTCCACTCAAAcgccatccctttcttcatgaggttgaAAAATGGCAGGGCCTTTGTCGCCGAAGCCCCGAGAAATCGAGATAGTGAGGTTAACCGTCCTGCCAACCTCTGGACGTCCTTGATGCAACCAGGGCTCTTCATCTGGAGTATTGCctggcatttctccgggttAGCTTCTACCCCTTTCTGAGTTATCATGAATCCCAGGAACTTGCCGGCCTCCATGGCAAAGGCGCACTTGAGGGGGTTCAGCCTCATACCGTGTTGACGGAGAGACGCAAACACACTTGCCAGGTCGTTCAGGAGGTCGTCAGGTCGTGTTGTTTTTGCTaggatgtcgtccacgtaaACTTCAACCGTTTTCCCTATGAGGTCGTGGAATATtctgttcatcagcctttgatatgttGCCCCCGCATTTTTCAAGCCGAACGGCATCACCTTATAGCAAAAAGTCCCTCCTGGCGTTATAAACGCCGTCTTGTCTTCGTTGggacggtgcatcggtatctgattgtaaccggagtaggcgtccatgaaactcAGATACTGGTATCCCGCCGCGGCGTCGACGAGTGCATCTATATTGGGAAGGGGGAAGcaatctttggggcatgctttgttaaggtctgagtagtccacgcacattctccaccTGCCGTTGTGCTTTCTCACCAATACCACATTCGAGAGCCATGTCGAGTAATCCACTTCACGTATGaagcctgcttctaggaggccgGCCGTTTGCTTGGCTACCTCCTCTGCTCTTTCCGCCGACATCTTTCTTCTTCGTTGAGCCACTGGGCGCGCTTCCGCTTTGACGGCTAAGTGATGTGAGATGATTTTTGGATCTATGCCTGGTATGTCGGCTGGTGTCCAGGCGAACAAGTCCCTGTTGGCCCTTATCATTTCAATCAAAGGCTCCTTCAGCTCACGTGGGAGGTTCTTGTTAACGAATGTAAACTTTTCCTCTTCGTCACCGATTCTAAACTTCTCGAGGTCCCCTTCTGGTTCTGGCCTCGGCTTGTCCTCTACTCTGGCATCAAGGTCGGCTAGGAACACGCCGGATGCTTCCCTGGACTTCTTCCTGAGGGaaaggctggcgttgtcacaaGCGACCGCCGTCTCGAGGTCTCCTCTTACGGTCCCTATGGATCCATCATCGGTGACGAACTTCATAACTAGTAGCTTGGTGTTGATTATGGCTTCAAAATTATTGATCGTTTTTCTCCCcaagatgatgttgtaggctGTGGAATCTCGGAGAATTACGAACTCGGCCATCGCCGATCTTCGGCCTTGGATCTGCCCCACCGAGATTGGTAGGGAAATGACTCCGTCCggtttgatgaagtggtcgcctaGCCCGATAACCCCGTGCTGGTGAGTCGTCAGGTCGGCATCCTTTAGCCCTAGTGCGTCGAAAACGTTGCGGAACATGATATTTGAATCAGCTCCTCACAgatggcgccaatgttcggtaGTCGGGTTCCGGACAGGTCGGGAATGCAAATGAGGGTGCGAGGACGCCTTGGCCTGGGTCGCACTGGTTGCGGGTAGGTTGAGCAGCCGAGCACTGGGGCACTTGGTCATGGAAAGATGAtgagggggggtgccacctgcaaagacactccgacgctcaagtcagcaaTGTGCAGGCGGGTAGAATAATGGGGTGAAAGgatgtgacgtacctcgggggaagagccaatcttccccttatatacatgtcagtggTGGGCCCCACGGGAGGACAGACCCATATTCCCAAGGACGCTGTCCTGTAGCCGCGTGTGAGCCGTACAGGACGCGCGCCCGGGTCGGATGGAGGGCACGTGTCCGGGTCGGATGTTGCTTGGGTCGGGTCGATCCGTGCGGATtttgggccaggccgtaacaccttcatttcaattaattaattttaattttatcttttgtgcaaattaaattagaatttcatttttattttaatttatgtctcCCACTTTACACTAAATAGAATactgaaatttatttcaatttctgttttttattttttatttctcaaTCTCAATTTTTTCGTCTCTGTTTCTTCACCAAACACTTCGCAAATGACTGATTTATCAACCATATTGATAAGAAATAAAACAATTAACAAAAGATATAATggaaacaacaaaaaaataaggGTAATTAGAcctctaaaaaaaatctattgtTAACAACTTCCGTCATTGGAAGGATTTTTTTAACAAACCTTAAAGAATTTATCTTTTACAACCtacatcaaataaataaaatttaaaaaaatagtactAAAAATTATCTTAAACGGTATAATTtcatcatttaatttttttatacaacaaataaaataaatcactCATTTCACTTGTATATACATAAGAAAACATGCATAAagtaaattcaaaatatttagcAACAGTGTTCAagttattttacaaaaaatatttaaataagttCTTAATAGATCAATCTTAATGTGGGTCAAATTTTCCtaaaataaaactataaaatctgaaattaaATGAAAGATATGACTCCAAAATAAATTCTACTAATTTGATCTTTTTATATTATCaaattatatttgatttaaatttaaactactaaaaatataataactaatttaaattagatttgattttattagattagatcatatttgatttaaattttaaactcttAAAAATACTAGTAACAAATCAAAActaaatcaaatcttttgacaaatctaacaataatcaaattaaaatatagacCAAATAAATTCGAAATTAATGCTAGACTTGTGCTTCCAATgaacttgaaatttttttttggattttttgttgttttaactTAACCCAGTGCACATTGCCTTTTCTTTCTTGACTAACAATTGATGTATTTCTTCATATATGGGTATtgtcaaatttttaaaactcTTCTTGAACTTCTTTACACATGCTCTAGTGATAAGACCTTCAAAAAATATAAACTCTTCATTTTGTCCCTTTGTGTTTGGATGTCCAAATTGTCTTCTTGA
Above is a genomic segment from Arachis stenosperma cultivar V10309 chromosome 1, arast.V10309.gnm1.PFL2, whole genome shotgun sequence containing:
- the LOC130935230 gene encoding uncharacterized protein LOC130935230, with the protein product MADFLVEVTGDPGEDVGTRWKLHVDGASNQTFGGAGIILESPIGVVYEQSVRFEFPISNNQAEYEALIGGLALAAEVGARRLDICSDSQVVTSQVNGSYQAKDPLLQKYLEKVKSLSQKFEEITVHHVPRERNTRADLLSKLASTKPGEGNRSLIQGMTREPAVTLHVTSLGPSWLDPIINFLEHGQVPGDEKDTAKLRREAAKYAVIQGQLFKKGLSQPLLKCLHPDQTDYVLREVHEGCCGHHIEGKALARKLIRAGYYWPSMMADSKEFVKKCVKCQQNANFARAPASELSLLTTSRPFAQWGVDLLGPFPVGPGQVITRFGIPEVVISDNGTQFTDKKFTEFLSGLGIRQRFSSVEHPQTNGQVESANKVILSGLKKRLDNKKGAWADELATVLWSYRTTEQSSTKETPFRLTYGVDAVIPVEIGEPSPRLLLKGVEETVEKDLIDEARAMAHLTETALKQRMALRYNTKVLKREFEPNDLVLRRNDIGLPTPGEGKLAANWEGPYRVKKMMGKGAFKLEKLDGKEVPRTWNADNLRRFYS